The Panicum hallii strain FIL2 chromosome 9, PHallii_v3.1, whole genome shotgun sequence genome has a window encoding:
- the LOC112876021 gene encoding GATA transcription factor 2-like — protein MASEWEMAMGVELGMGMGTYHGHHHNASSITTAPMSSHHSGAASFSTPHHHHYYGMPPVGDAMRVDELLDLSTGAGAHDFFPTAAAAAATDNGHHSGAMGEPSPTANSSDHQTSLLSFADEFYIPSEEAAELEWLSKFVDDSYSDMPNYSSAAHAAMAAAAAANAAGNGGGNSVGQDSCVTAAPGRGARSKRSRATAAAAAAWHSLVPRPPSQSSPSSSCSSSDFPSSNKPGRPNGANGSRGKKSPGPGGAAPEVGMEGGVRRCTHCASEKTPQWRTGPLGPKTLCNACGVRFKSGRLMPEYRPAASPTFVLTQHSNSHRKVMELRRQKELILIRGSHRDAAAAAAAASAAAGSAGPRPELMFRDYGVC, from the exons ATGGCGTCGGAGTGGGAAATGGCCATGGGGGTGGAGCTCGGCATGGGCATGGGCACGTACCACGGCCACCACCACAACGCCTCCAGCATCACCACCGCGCCGATGAGCAGCCACCACAGCGGCGCCGCCAGCTTCTCCACGCCGCACCACCACCATTACTACGGGATGCCGCCCGTGGGCGACGCCATGCGGGTCGACGAGCTCCTCGACCTCtccaccggcgccggcgcccacgACTTCTTCcccaccgccgcggcggccgcggccacgGACAACGGGCATCACTCGGGGGCCATGGGTGAGCCGTCGCCCACCGCCAACTCGTCGGATCACCAGACGTCGCTCCTCTCCTTCGCCGACGAGTTCTACATACCC AGCGAGGAAGCTGCGGAGCTGGAGTGGCTATCCAAGTTCGTGGACGACTCCTACTCCGACATGCCGAATTACTCGTCGGCAGCGCATGCCGCAATGGCAGCGGCTGCTGCCGCTAACGCGGCCGGCAACGGTGGTGGCAACTCGGTCGGTCAGGACAGCTGCGTCACGGCGGCGCCCGGCCGCGGCGCGCGTAGCAAGCGGTCCCGCGCGACCGCCGCGGCTGCCGCGGCGTGGCACTCCCTCGTGCCGCGCCCACCGTCGCAGTCGTCGCCATCATCGTCCTGCTCGTCCTCGGACTTCCCGTCGTCGAACAAGCCTGGGCGTCCGAACGGCGCCAACGGCAGCCGCGGCAAGAAGAGCCCGGGCCCCGGCGGGGCCGCGCCGGAGGTGGGCATGGAGGGCGGCGTCCGGCGGTGCACGCACTGCGCGTCGGAGAAGACGCCGCAGTGGCGGACCGGGCCCCTGGGCCCCAAGACCCTGTGCAACGCGTGCGGCGTGCGGTTCAAGTCCGGGCGTCTCATGCCGGAGTACCGGCCGGCGGCCAGCCCCACGTTCGTGCTGACGCAGCACTCGAACTCGCACCGCAAGGTCATGGAGCTGCGCCGCCAGAAGGAGCTGATCCTCATCCGCGGCAGCCACCGcgacgcggccgcggccgccgctgccgcctcggcggcggccgggTCCGCCGGGCCGAGGCCGGAGCTCATGTTCCGCGACTACGGCGTGTGTTGA